One stretch of Archocentrus centrarchus isolate MPI-CPG fArcCen1 chromosome 5, fArcCen1, whole genome shotgun sequence DNA includes these proteins:
- the LOC115780441 gene encoding aflatoxin B1 aldehyde reductase member 4-like, which yields MLWVVTGGLCTLRQSRTIKDVLVHLPSRNMSSQTKKPVSLLGSMAFGGRADAEQSLEMVKAFLDRGHNQLDTAFMYVDGKSETIIGGMNLPKTVSIATKANPWDGKTLKPESVRSQLETSLQRLRTECVDLFYLHAPDHQNPIEDTLRACNELHKEGKFKELGLSNYVSWEVAEIVCICRHNNWIVPTVYQGMYNATTRQVETELIPCLRYYGMRFYAYNPLAGGLLTGKYHYEDKDGAQPAGRFFGNNWASAYRDRYWKKSHFQAIEVVLQALETAYGSEKPSLTSAAMRWMYHHSQLKGDLGDGVIIGMSSMEQLQQNLAAAEEGPLDQRVVDAFKEAWDLVAHECPSYFR from the exons ATGCTCTGGGTAGTAACAGGCGGACTGTGCACACTCCGACAGAGTCGCACTATCAAAGACGTGCTTGTGCATTTGCCAAGCAGAAACATGTCGTCTCAAACTAAAAAGCCGGTGTCCTTACTGGGATCTATGGCGTTCGGGGGGCGAGCTGACGCCGAGcagagcctggagatggtgaaggcTTTCCTGGACAGGGGGCACAACCAGCTGGACACAGCCTTCATGTACGTCGATGGGAAGTCAGAGACGATCATTGGGGGCATGAATCTTCCTAAAACAG TAAGCATAGCTACCAAGGCCAACCCCTGGGATGGAAAGACGCTGAAGCCAGAGTCTGTGCGCTCCCAGCTGGAAACCTCCCTTCAGAGGTTGCGGACTGAATGTGTGGACCTTTTCTACCTCCATGCCCCCGACCACCAAAACCCCATCGAGGATACTCTCAGGGCCTGCAATGAACTCCACAAAGAG GGAAAATTCAAGGAGCTCGGCCTTTCAAACTATGTGTCCTGGGAAGTGGCTGAAATAGTATGcatctgcagacacaacaactgGATAGTTCCCACTGTTTACCAG GGAATGTACAATGCCACAACAAGACAGGTGGAAACAGAGCTGATCCCATGTCTGAGATACTATGGAATGAGATTCTATGCATACAATCCGCTAGCAG GTGGCCTTCTGACAGGGAAGTATCACTATGAAGATAAAGATGGTGCCCAGCCTGCAGGCCGATTCTTTGGTAACAACTGGGCTTCAGCATACAGGGACAG gtaCTGGAAGAAAAGTCATTTCCAGGCCATTGAGGTGGTTCTACAGGCTTTGGAAACAGCGTACGGCTCAGAGAAACCCTCGCTGACTTCTGCTGCTATGCGCTGGATGTACCATCATTCCCAACTTAAG GGTGATCTCGGAGATGGAGTCATTATCGGCATGTCGAGCATGGAGCAGCTTCAGCAGAACTTGGCCGCTGCAGAAGAGGGTCCTCTGGATCAGAGAGTGGTCGATGCCTTCAAAGAAGCCTGGGATCTCGTAGCCCATGAGTGTCCAAGCTACTTCAGATGA
- the LOC115780442 gene encoding mRNA turnover protein 4 homolog → MPKSKRDKKISLTKTAKKGLETKQKLIQELRECVDTYRNLFVFSVANMRNNKLKDIRTAWKHSRFFFGKNKVMVVALGKRDTDEYKDNLHKVSKHLRGEVGVLFTNKTKEEVQEYFSHFKEMDYARSGNQAQMGVTLDEGPLEQFNHSMEPQLRQLGLPTALKKGVVTLLKDYEVCKEGDTLTPEQARILKLFGIEMAEFKVQIKCMWNSETGELENFAGEEESMQDDEDDDKDEDDDAE, encoded by the exons ATGCCGAAATCAAAGAGGGACAAGAAGA TTTCATTAACGAAAACAGCCAAGAAGGGGCTGGAGACAAAACAGAAGTTAATCCAGGAG TTGCGGGAATGTGTGGACACCTACAGAAACCTGTTCGTATTCTCTGTGGCTAATATGAGGAATAACAAGCTGAAAGACATTCGGACAGCATGGAAACATAGCAG ATTCTTCTTCGGCAAAAATAAAGTCATGGTTGTTGCTTTGGGAAAAAGAGATACAGATGAATACAAAGATAATTTGCACAAG GTCAGCAAGCATCTACGTGGCGAAGTGGGTGTACtattcacaaataaaacaaaggagGAAGTACAAGA GtatttcagtcatttcaaaGAGATGGATTATGCTCGCTCAGGCAACCAGGCTCAGATGGGCGTAACTCTGGATGAGGGACCCCTTGAACAGTTTAATCATTCAATGGAACCCCAGTTGAGGCAGTTAGGACTTCCCACTGCTCTAAAGAAAG GAGTGGTAACACTGCTGAAGGACTATGAAGTTTGTAAAGAGGGGGACACGCTAACTCCTGAGCAGGCTCGTATTCTG AAACTCTTTGGTATTGAGATGGCAGAATTCAAGGTGCAGATCAAATGTATGTGGAACTCAGAAACAGGCGAGCTTGAGAACTTTGCTGGAGAGGAGGAGTCCATGCAGGATGACGAAGATGATGATaaagatgaggatgatgatgcaGAATGA